One Myotis daubentonii chromosome 12, mMyoDau2.1, whole genome shotgun sequence genomic region harbors:
- the CNGA3 gene encoding cyclic nucleotide-gated cation channel alpha-3 isoform X2, whose product MHFSGKNVCREKDAVVLDPSSNGYYRWLTVIALPVFYNWCLLVCRACFDELQSEHLVLWLVLDYSADVLYALDVLVCARTGFLEQGLMVRDAKRLWRHYTETLQFKLDVLSLVPTDLAYFKLGINCPELRFNRLLKFARLFEFFDRTETRTSYPNVFRIGNLVLYILVIIHWNACIYFAISKFIGFGTDSWVYPNISNPEYGRLSRKYIYSLYWSTLTLTTIGETPPPVKDEEYLFVVVDFLVGVLIFATIVGNVGSMISNMNASRTEFQAKIDAIKQYMQLRKVTKDLETRVIRWFDYLWANRKTVDEREVLKSLPDKLKAEIAINVHLDTLKKVRIFQDCEAGLLVELVLKLRPAVFSPGDYICKKGDIGREMYIIKEGKLAVVADDGLTQFVVLSDGSYFGEISILNIKGSKSGNRRTANIRSIGYSDLFCLSKDDLMEALTEYPDAKKALEEKGRQILMKDNLIDEDLAKAGADPQDIEEKVEHLESSLDTLQTRFARLLAEYSASQMAVKQRLSQLESQVRLCERSPLPEGVAPEPETKQQ is encoded by the exons ATGCATTTTTCTGGGAAGAATGTCTGCAG GGAGAAGGACGCTGTGGTGCTGGACCCCTCCAGCAACGGGTACTACCGCTGGCTGACCGTCATCGCCCTGCCTGTCTTCTACAACTGGTGTCTGCTGGTGTGCAG GGCCTGTTTCGACGAGCTGCAGTCCGAGCACCTGGTGCTGTGGCTGGTCCTGGACTACTCGGCGGACGTCCTCTACGCCCTGGATGTGCTGGTGTGCGCCCGGACAG GCTTCCTCGAGCAAGGCTTGATGGTCAGGGATGCCAAGAGGCTGTGGCGGCATTACACAGAGACCTTGCAGTTCAAGCTGGACGTGTTGTCCCTCGTCCCCACAGACCTGGCTTATTTCAAGCTGGGCATCAACTGCCCGGAGCTGAGGTTCAACCGCCTGCTGAAGTTTGCCCGGCTCTTTGAATTCTTTGACCGCACAGAGACGAGGACCAGCTACCCCAATGTCTTCAGGATCGGGAACCTGGTTTTGTACATCCTCGTCATCATCCACTGGAACGCCTGCATCTACTTCGCCATTTCCAAGTTCATTGGTTTCGGGACAGACTCTTGGGTCTACCCAAACATCTCAAACCCGGAGTACGGGCGCCTCTCCAGGAAGTACATCTACAGTCTCTACTGGTCCACCTTGACCCTCACCACCATCGGTGAGACGCCACCCCCTGTGAAAGACGAGGAGTACCTCTTTGTAGTCGTAGACTTCCTGGTGGGCGTCCTGATTTTTGCCACCATCGTGGGCAACGTGGGCTCCATGATCTCAAACATGAACGCCTCCCGGACTGAGTTCCAGGCCAAGATCGACGCCATCAAACAGTACATGCAGCTCCGCAAGGTGACCAAGGACTTGGAGACGCGGGTCATCCGGTGGTTCGACTACCTGTGGGCCAACCGCAAGACGGTGGACGAGAGGGAGGTGCTCAAGAGCCTCCCGGACAAGCTGAAGGCCGAGATCGCCATCAACGTGCACCTGGACACCCTGAAGAAGGTCCGCATCTTCCAGGACTGCGAGGCGGGGCTCCTGGTGGAGCTCGTGCTGAAGCTGCGGCCGGCGGTGTTCAGCCCCGGGGACTACATCTGCAAGAAGGGCGACATCGGGAGGGAGATGTACATCATCAAGGAGGGCAAGCTGGCGGTGGTGGCCGACGATGGGCTCACCCAGTTCGTGGTCCTCAGTGACGGGAGTTACTTCGGGGAGATCAGCATCTTAAACATCAAGGGGAGCAAGTCAGGGAACCGCAGGACGGCCAACATCCGCAGCATCGGCTACTCGGACCTGTTCTGCCTTTCCAAGGATGACCTGATGGAGGCGCTCACCGAATACCCTGACGCCAAGAAGGCCCTGGAGGAGAAGGGACGGCAGATCCTCATGAAGGACAACCTGATCGACGAGGACCTGGCCAAGGCCGGGGCAGACCCCCAGGACATCGAGGAGAAGGTGGAGCACCTGGAGTCCTCCCTGGACACCCTGCAGACCAGGTTCGCGCGGCTCCTGGCCGAGTACAGTGCCAGCCAGATGGCGGTGAAGCAGCGCCTCAGCCAACTGGAAAGCCAGGTGCGGCTCTGTGAGCGCAGCCCCCTGCCCGAGGGGGTCGCACCGGAACCGGAGACCAAGCAGCAATGA
- the CNGA3 gene encoding cyclic nucleotide-gated cation channel alpha-3 isoform X1, whose translation MAKINTQYSHPNPPGPWVVATDSDLDHLENGLSRTRAPGEETCSGLQPGIAMETGGQPEPRQGSVIVPSQEPARLWRLIVSLRIWASRHAHHRDQRPDSFLERFRGAELKEVPSRESSARSQGGQEPADSERREKDAVVLDPSSNGYYRWLTVIALPVFYNWCLLVCRACFDELQSEHLVLWLVLDYSADVLYALDVLVCARTGFLEQGLMVRDAKRLWRHYTETLQFKLDVLSLVPTDLAYFKLGINCPELRFNRLLKFARLFEFFDRTETRTSYPNVFRIGNLVLYILVIIHWNACIYFAISKFIGFGTDSWVYPNISNPEYGRLSRKYIYSLYWSTLTLTTIGETPPPVKDEEYLFVVVDFLVGVLIFATIVGNVGSMISNMNASRTEFQAKIDAIKQYMQLRKVTKDLETRVIRWFDYLWANRKTVDEREVLKSLPDKLKAEIAINVHLDTLKKVRIFQDCEAGLLVELVLKLRPAVFSPGDYICKKGDIGREMYIIKEGKLAVVADDGLTQFVVLSDGSYFGEISILNIKGSKSGNRRTANIRSIGYSDLFCLSKDDLMEALTEYPDAKKALEEKGRQILMKDNLIDEDLAKAGADPQDIEEKVEHLESSLDTLQTRFARLLAEYSASQMAVKQRLSQLESQVRLCERSPLPEGVAPEPETKQQ comes from the exons ATGGCCAAGATTAACACCCAGTACTCCCACCCCAACCCGCCCGGTCCTTGGGTAGTGGCCACAGACAGTGATCTTGATCACCTGGAAAACGGCCTGAGCAG GACCCGCGCGCCTGGCGAGGAGACATGTTCAGGACTGCAGCCAGGGATCGCCATGGAGACCGGAGGACAGCCTGAACCCAGGCAAGGCTCCGTCATCGTCCCCAGCCAGGAGCCTGCCAG GCTGTGGCGCCTCATCGTCTCGCTGCGCATATGGGCTTCCAGACACGCACACCACCGGGACCAGCGACCGGACTCTTTCCTGGAGCGTTTCCGCGGCGCCGAGCTCAAGGAGGTGCCCAGCCGAGAAAGCAGTGCCCGGAGCCAGGGCGGCCAGGAGCCTGCAGACAGCGAGAGGAG GGAGAAGGACGCTGTGGTGCTGGACCCCTCCAGCAACGGGTACTACCGCTGGCTGACCGTCATCGCCCTGCCTGTCTTCTACAACTGGTGTCTGCTGGTGTGCAG GGCCTGTTTCGACGAGCTGCAGTCCGAGCACCTGGTGCTGTGGCTGGTCCTGGACTACTCGGCGGACGTCCTCTACGCCCTGGATGTGCTGGTGTGCGCCCGGACAG GCTTCCTCGAGCAAGGCTTGATGGTCAGGGATGCCAAGAGGCTGTGGCGGCATTACACAGAGACCTTGCAGTTCAAGCTGGACGTGTTGTCCCTCGTCCCCACAGACCTGGCTTATTTCAAGCTGGGCATCAACTGCCCGGAGCTGAGGTTCAACCGCCTGCTGAAGTTTGCCCGGCTCTTTGAATTCTTTGACCGCACAGAGACGAGGACCAGCTACCCCAATGTCTTCAGGATCGGGAACCTGGTTTTGTACATCCTCGTCATCATCCACTGGAACGCCTGCATCTACTTCGCCATTTCCAAGTTCATTGGTTTCGGGACAGACTCTTGGGTCTACCCAAACATCTCAAACCCGGAGTACGGGCGCCTCTCCAGGAAGTACATCTACAGTCTCTACTGGTCCACCTTGACCCTCACCACCATCGGTGAGACGCCACCCCCTGTGAAAGACGAGGAGTACCTCTTTGTAGTCGTAGACTTCCTGGTGGGCGTCCTGATTTTTGCCACCATCGTGGGCAACGTGGGCTCCATGATCTCAAACATGAACGCCTCCCGGACTGAGTTCCAGGCCAAGATCGACGCCATCAAACAGTACATGCAGCTCCGCAAGGTGACCAAGGACTTGGAGACGCGGGTCATCCGGTGGTTCGACTACCTGTGGGCCAACCGCAAGACGGTGGACGAGAGGGAGGTGCTCAAGAGCCTCCCGGACAAGCTGAAGGCCGAGATCGCCATCAACGTGCACCTGGACACCCTGAAGAAGGTCCGCATCTTCCAGGACTGCGAGGCGGGGCTCCTGGTGGAGCTCGTGCTGAAGCTGCGGCCGGCGGTGTTCAGCCCCGGGGACTACATCTGCAAGAAGGGCGACATCGGGAGGGAGATGTACATCATCAAGGAGGGCAAGCTGGCGGTGGTGGCCGACGATGGGCTCACCCAGTTCGTGGTCCTCAGTGACGGGAGTTACTTCGGGGAGATCAGCATCTTAAACATCAAGGGGAGCAAGTCAGGGAACCGCAGGACGGCCAACATCCGCAGCATCGGCTACTCGGACCTGTTCTGCCTTTCCAAGGATGACCTGATGGAGGCGCTCACCGAATACCCTGACGCCAAGAAGGCCCTGGAGGAGAAGGGACGGCAGATCCTCATGAAGGACAACCTGATCGACGAGGACCTGGCCAAGGCCGGGGCAGACCCCCAGGACATCGAGGAGAAGGTGGAGCACCTGGAGTCCTCCCTGGACACCCTGCAGACCAGGTTCGCGCGGCTCCTGGCCGAGTACAGTGCCAGCCAGATGGCGGTGAAGCAGCGCCTCAGCCAACTGGAAAGCCAGGTGCGGCTCTGTGAGCGCAGCCCCCTGCCCGAGGGGGTCGCACCGGAACCGGAGACCAAGCAGCAATGA